The Halomonas denitrificans genome window below encodes:
- a CDS encoding CPBP family intramembrane metalloprotease: MSCSTDRAVRAGIAARPDGRRGPFDRLKASAPFGQALLIGLLTMLASGALLVLTTPFAEHYRVLLDDERAVAVRDVQPELRAVAGWASAESHCAVQRPGPDEPADWIVDCRFPGPEDIAPLRDALPDGLELRGYHLTMEFPDTFAPASLPAAISLLMPLAVGLLLLRGPSWREDASRAAAFLRRRPWVPLLTPLLAFVSLPLFSAALPEGRPVAPEAVSALFPPMILISFVIAAPVLEEALFRHWAYRRTVDRLPILWVAVGSTWCFMLLHAFNPQVAWTWAYLPTVFVIGLGLFWIRHRSGSILLTIGCHALHNLLAVIGLLTAFAAMD, translated from the coding sequence ATGAGTTGCTCGACGGATCGCGCAGTTCGCGCCGGCATCGCTGCCCGGCCCGATGGACGAAGGGGGCCGTTCGATCGGCTGAAGGCGAGCGCGCCCTTCGGCCAGGCGCTGCTGATCGGGTTGCTGACGATGCTCGCGTCCGGTGCGCTGCTGGTCTTGACCACTCCGTTTGCGGAGCACTACCGCGTTCTGCTTGACGACGAGCGGGCCGTTGCTGTGCGCGATGTGCAGCCGGAACTCCGGGCGGTCGCGGGCTGGGCGTCCGCGGAGTCTCACTGCGCCGTGCAGCGCCCCGGTCCCGACGAGCCCGCCGACTGGATCGTCGATTGCCGCTTCCCCGGGCCCGAGGACATCGCCCCGTTGCGAGACGCGCTGCCGGACGGCCTTGAACTGCGCGGCTATCACCTGACCATGGAGTTTCCCGACACCTTCGCGCCGGCGTCCCTGCCGGCCGCGATCTCCCTGTTGATGCCGCTGGCGGTGGGGCTGCTGCTTCTGCGCGGCCCGTCCTGGCGCGAGGATGCGTCACGCGCCGCTGCGTTCCTCCGCCGACGGCCATGGGTGCCGTTGCTGACTCCCTTGCTGGCCTTCGTCTCGCTGCCGCTCTTCTCCGCAGCGCTGCCCGAAGGCCGGCCCGTCGCGCCCGAGGCCGTGTCCGCGCTGTTTCCGCCGATGATCCTGATCTCCTTCGTGATCGCCGCGCCGGTTCTCGAGGAGGCCCTCTTCCGACATTGGGCCTACCGCCGCACCGTGGATCGGCTGCCGATCCTGTGGGTCGCGGTCGGTTCGACCTGGTGCTTCATGCTGCTGCACGCGTTCAATCCGCAGGTCGCGTGGACCTGGGCCTATCTGCCGACCGTGTTCGTGATCGGCCTCGGCCTGTTCTGGATCCGCCACCGGTCGGGCTCGATCCTGCTGACGATCGGCTGCCACGCGCTGCACAACCTTCTGGCCGTGATCGGGCTGTTGACGGCCTTCGCCGCGATGGACTGA
- a CDS encoding sigma-54 dependent transcriptional regulator, translating into MSSVSAPSGRLLVVDDQRDVLEALRLLFKAEGFRVDPVQSPAAALEALENADYDAVLCDLNYTRDTTSGEEGLELVRRIHTLDADLPVVVMTAWASVEVAVEAMRGGARDFVEKPWDNRRLLSIVRNQVELGRALHRSRRLAAENDLLKVDDPDFIADSPSMREVVDRVLRVAPADVAVLITGEAGTGKGMVARLLHRHSARADQPMISVNMGSVAEAVYESEMFGHVKGAFTDASVDRAGRFELADRGTLFLDEIGNVPVGQQGKLLRVLETGEYEPVGSSRTRTADVRLVSATNADLDAMCRTGEFRKDLLFRINTVEIALPPLRARREDILPLARQALSRLSQRYRDAPAELSSEALESLQTYPWPGNVRELMHVIERAVLLARGERIEAADLQLAPSSGRRGPSDSRELDGMTLDDAERILIRNALERSGGNVNQAAAALGLSRSALYRRIEKHGLGD; encoded by the coding sequence ATGAGTTCGGTAAGCGCCCCGTCTGGTCGGCTGCTGGTCGTCGACGATCAGCGCGATGTGCTCGAAGCGCTGCGCCTGTTGTTCAAGGCCGAGGGATTCCGCGTCGACCCGGTCCAGTCACCGGCCGCCGCGCTGGAAGCCCTGGAGAACGCCGATTACGACGCGGTGCTGTGCGATCTCAACTACACGCGCGACACGACCTCCGGCGAAGAAGGCCTCGAACTGGTGCGGCGGATCCACACGCTGGACGCCGACCTCCCGGTGGTCGTGATGACGGCCTGGGCGTCGGTCGAGGTGGCCGTCGAGGCGATGCGTGGCGGCGCGCGGGACTTCGTCGAGAAGCCCTGGGACAATCGCCGCCTGCTCAGCATCGTTCGCAACCAGGTCGAGCTCGGCCGCGCGCTGCATCGTTCGCGTCGCCTGGCGGCCGAGAACGATCTCCTGAAGGTCGACGACCCGGATTTCATCGCCGATTCCCCTTCCATGCGCGAGGTGGTCGATCGCGTGCTGCGCGTCGCCCCGGCCGACGTGGCCGTGCTGATCACCGGCGAGGCGGGCACCGGAAAGGGCATGGTGGCCCGACTGCTGCATCGGCATTCCGCGCGGGCCGACCAGCCGATGATCAGCGTCAACATGGGCAGCGTTGCCGAGGCGGTCTACGAAAGCGAGATGTTCGGTCACGTCAAGGGCGCGTTCACCGACGCCAGCGTCGATCGCGCGGGACGCTTCGAGCTGGCCGATCGCGGCACGCTGTTCCTGGACGAGATCGGCAACGTGCCGGTCGGCCAGCAGGGCAAGCTGCTGCGCGTGCTCGAGACCGGCGAATACGAACCGGTCGGCTCGTCGCGCACGCGCACCGCCGACGTCCGCCTGGTCAGCGCGACCAACGCCGATCTCGACGCCATGTGCCGAACCGGCGAGTTCCGCAAGGACCTGCTGTTCCGGATCAATACGGTCGAGATCGCCCTGCCGCCGCTGCGCGCGCGGCGCGAAGACATCCTGCCCCTGGCCCGCCAGGCGCTGAGCCGCCTTTCGCAGCGTTATCGCGATGCGCCGGCCGAGTTATCGAGCGAGGCCCTGGAGTCGCTGCAGACCTACCCCTGGCCGGGCAACGTCCGCGAACTGATGCACGTCATCGAGCGCGCCGTGTTGCTTGCGCGCGGCGAGCGCATCGAAGCGGCCGACCTTCAACTGGCGCCCTCGTCGGGTCGCCGTGGACCGTCGGACAGCCGCGAGCTGGACGGGATGACGCTGGACGATGCCGAGCGCATCCTGATCCGCAACGCCCTCGAACGAAGCGGCGGCAACGTCAACCAGGCCGCCGCGGCCCTGGGGCTGAGTCGCAGCGCGCTGTATCGCAGGATCGAAAAGCACGGCCTCGGTGACTGA
- a CDS encoding CBS domain-containing protein: MHTIDQILDRKGRDTHWVAPDSSVFDAIRRMAELGIGALLVMDNGKPVGMLSERDYARKVILEGRSSRETRVADIMSAPLVTIEGRATADAGLALMTKKRIRHLPVLDEGELKGVVSIGDLVNAVIDDQSLLIEQLERYVTG; this comes from the coding sequence ATGCACACGATCGACCAGATCCTCGACCGCAAGGGCCGCGACACGCACTGGGTCGCGCCGGACAGCAGCGTGTTCGACGCCATCCGCCGGATGGCCGAGCTCGGGATCGGGGCGTTGCTGGTCATGGACAACGGCAAGCCCGTCGGCATGCTGTCGGAGCGCGACTACGCGCGCAAGGTCATTCTCGAAGGCAGGAGCTCGCGTGAGACTCGGGTGGCCGACATCATGTCCGCGCCGCTGGTTACCATCGAGGGCCGCGCCACGGCCGACGCCGGCCTGGCCCTGATGACCAAGAAACGCATCCGTCACCTGCCCGTGCTCGACGAGGGGGAGCTCAAGGGCGTCGTCTCCATCGGTGACCTGGTCAATGCCGTGATCGACGACCAGAGCCTGCTGATCGAGCAGCTGGAGCGCTACGTCACCGGCTGA
- a CDS encoding ParB/RepB/Spo0J family partition protein yields the protein MATRKKAPLGKNLNALLGKSRSAHAAGKGTTTDVHADGELKKLPIEQIRPGEYQPRTGMDPDRLEELADSIRAQGVVQPVVVRSLGAGKGYELIAGERRWRASQKAGLLEIPAVIRDVPDEVTLAMALIENIQRENLNPIEEATALGRLIEEFELTHEQAAANVGRSRASVSNLLRLLDLEPKVREMVDAKKIDMGHARALLALSGSVQVEAARRVANLGLSVRETEALVKRMKDGGGAKKPKPRPDPDIQRLERELTETLCAPVAVRHSSSGKGQVTIKYTSLDELDGLLERFRK from the coding sequence ATGGCCACCCGCAAGAAAGCCCCCCTGGGCAAGAACCTGAACGCGCTGCTGGGCAAGTCCCGCAGCGCCCATGCCGCCGGCAAGGGCACCACGACCGACGTCCACGCCGACGGCGAGCTGAAGAAGCTGCCGATCGAGCAGATCCGGCCCGGCGAGTATCAGCCGCGCACCGGCATGGACCCGGACCGGCTCGAGGAGCTGGCCGATTCGATCCGCGCCCAGGGCGTGGTCCAGCCGGTCGTGGTGCGTTCGCTCGGCGCCGGCAAGGGCTACGAACTGATCGCCGGCGAGCGACGCTGGCGCGCCTCCCAGAAGGCCGGCCTGCTGGAGATTCCGGCGGTCATCCGCGACGTGCCGGACGAAGTCACGCTGGCCATGGCGCTGATCGAGAACATCCAGCGCGAGAACCTCAACCCGATCGAGGAGGCCACGGCACTCGGTCGCCTGATCGAGGAGTTCGAGCTGACCCACGAACAGGCCGCGGCCAACGTCGGGCGCTCGCGGGCGTCGGTCAGCAACCTCCTGCGACTCCTGGACCTCGAGCCGAAGGTCCGCGAGATGGTCGACGCGAAGAAGATCGACATGGGCCATGCCCGGGCGCTGCTCGCGCTGTCGGGCAGCGTGCAGGTCGAAGCCGCCCGGCGGGTCGCCAACCTCGGCTTGTCGGTGCGCGAGACCGAGGCACTGGTCAAGCGGATGAAGGACGGCGGCGGCGCGAAGAAGCCGAAGCCCAGGCCCGATCCGGACATCCAGCGCCTGGAGCGGGAGCTGACCGAGACGCTGTGCGCGCCGGTCGCGGTCCGCCATTCGTCCTCGGGCAAGGGCCAGGTGACGATCAAGTACACGAGCCTCGACGAACTCGACGGGCTGCTGGAGCGGTTTCGCAAATGA
- a CDS encoding fructosamine kinase family protein: MPAGCFDRVLDRLADALGRSPGRARERFDLEPRSNGPFHRTFRLRIDSERFFVKQAAGAAADSLAAEADGLTRLAAVGAVSVPAVHAIIGADDDLETALLVLEWLDLGPLHGAAAAQLGEHLAALHRDGIGERHGLDRDNWIGATPQVNAPTADWTTFLFECRIGPMVDRLADAGKRFGSDTLPRLRNTWSAAFADYRPLPSLLHGDLWAGNAGQGADGTPVIFDPAVHYGDRECDLAMASLFGGFDASFFESYEAAWPLDAGWEFRRGFYQLYHVLNHALLFGGGYVEEARQRIAHLLRGRS; encoded by the coding sequence ATGCCGGCCGGGTGTTTCGACCGGGTCCTCGACCGGCTGGCCGACGCCCTCGGTCGTTCACCGGGCCGTGCGCGAGAGCGCTTCGACCTCGAACCCCGCTCGAACGGCCCGTTCCATCGCACCTTCCGGCTCCGGATCGATTCGGAGCGCTTCTTCGTCAAGCAGGCAGCCGGTGCGGCCGCCGACTCCCTCGCCGCCGAAGCCGACGGCCTCACGCGCCTGGCCGCGGTTGGCGCGGTTTCCGTGCCGGCGGTGCACGCGATCATCGGCGCCGACGACGACCTGGAGACCGCCTTGCTCGTGCTCGAGTGGCTGGACCTGGGTCCCCTCCACGGCGCGGCGGCGGCGCAACTCGGCGAGCACCTGGCCGCTCTTCATCGCGACGGCATCGGCGAGCGCCACGGTCTCGATCGCGACAACTGGATCGGCGCTACGCCGCAGGTCAATGCCCCGACCGCGGACTGGACGACGTTCCTGTTCGAGTGCCGGATCGGTCCGATGGTCGATCGCCTGGCCGACGCCGGCAAGCGATTCGGGTCGGACACCCTGCCGCGTCTGCGAAACACCTGGAGCGCCGCGTTCGCCGACTATCGCCCCCTGCCGTCGCTGCTCCACGGCGACCTCTGGGCCGGCAACGCGGGTCAGGGGGCCGACGGTACGCCGGTGATCTTCGATCCGGCCGTCCATTACGGCGACCGTGAATGCGACCTGGCCATGGCGTCGCTGTTCGGCGGCTTCGACGCCTCGTTCTTCGAAAGCTACGAAGCGGCCTGGCCGCTCGACGCCGGCTGGGAATTCCGGCGCGGGTTCTACCAGCTCTACCACGTACTGAACCACGCCCTGCTGTTCGGCGGAGGCTACGTCGAGGAGGCCCGCCAGCGTATCGCCCACCTGCTCCGCGGCCGCTCCTGA
- a CDS encoding amidohydrolase family protein produces MIVRVSALLLLLVASATPLADVEPAPDRRVGEGPYDTLILRGGIVVDGTGAPPIGPVDIVIENGRIARIVGLGPPGLPVDDGDRPELADGGREIDVTGHYVLPGLVDLHGHIGGEAQGTPAEYVYKLWLGHGITTVREPGSFNGLDWTLSESARSEAGEIAAPRIVPYVGFGMGRDEPITTPEQAREWVRDVADKGAKGVKFFGARPEVLLAAIDECREQGIGSAMHHAQMDVARADVLDTARAGLTTMEHWYGLPEALFHDRTVQHYPVDYNYADEQHRFTEAGRLWAQAAGPDDPRWQAVRDELIELGFVLNPTMTIYEANRDFMAARTAEWHADYTLPSLWDFFAPDRNAHGSYWFAWTAADEIAWRDNFRRWMAFLNDYKNHGGRVTVGSDSGYIYKLFGFGTVEELMLLQEAGFHPLEVLRAATLHGAETLGLDEEIGSIEVGKRADLLVVDANPLADWKVLFGTGAIRVTEDNEVVRTGGVRWTVRDGIVYDAPALRAEVRAMVESAWQDAGRILTQPGSAAD; encoded by the coding sequence ATGATCGTGCGTGTTTCCGCCCTGCTCCTGCTGCTTGTCGCCAGCGCGACTCCGCTTGCCGACGTCGAACCGGCCCCGGACCGACGCGTCGGCGAAGGGCCCTACGACACGCTGATCCTCCGCGGCGGCATCGTGGTCGACGGCACCGGCGCGCCGCCGATCGGCCCGGTCGACATCGTGATCGAGAACGGCCGCATCGCGCGCATCGTCGGCCTGGGCCCGCCGGGCCTCCCGGTCGACGACGGCGATCGCCCGGAACTGGCCGACGGCGGCCGCGAGATCGACGTGACCGGCCACTATGTCCTGCCCGGCCTGGTCGACCTGCACGGCCACATCGGCGGCGAAGCCCAGGGCACGCCCGCCGAGTACGTCTACAAGCTCTGGCTGGGCCACGGCATCACCACGGTGCGCGAGCCGGGGTCCTTCAACGGCCTCGACTGGACCCTGTCGGAATCGGCACGCAGCGAGGCCGGCGAGATCGCGGCGCCGCGCATCGTGCCCTACGTCGGCTTCGGCATGGGCCGCGACGAGCCGATCACCACGCCGGAGCAGGCCCGCGAGTGGGTGCGGGACGTCGCCGACAAGGGCGCGAAGGGCGTGAAGTTCTTCGGCGCACGGCCGGAGGTGCTGCTGGCGGCGATCGACGAATGCCGCGAGCAGGGCATCGGCAGCGCCATGCACCATGCCCAGATGGACGTGGCCCGCGCCGACGTGCTCGACACCGCGCGGGCCGGCCTGACCACCATGGAACACTGGTACGGCCTGCCCGAGGCGCTGTTCCACGACCGGACCGTCCAGCATTACCCGGTCGACTACAACTACGCCGACGAGCAGCATCGATTCACGGAAGCCGGCCGGCTCTGGGCCCAGGCTGCCGGCCCCGACGACCCGCGCTGGCAGGCGGTGCGCGACGAGCTGATCGAACTCGGCTTCGTGCTCAACCCGACGATGACCATCTACGAGGCCAACCGCGACTTCATGGCCGCGCGCACCGCCGAGTGGCACGCCGACTACACGCTGCCCTCGCTGTGGGACTTCTTCGCACCGGACCGCAACGCTCACGGTTCGTACTGGTTCGCGTGGACCGCCGCCGACGAGATCGCGTGGCGCGACAACTTCCGCCGCTGGATGGCGTTCCTGAACGACTACAAGAACCACGGCGGCCGGGTCACGGTCGGCTCGGATTCCGGCTACATCTACAAGCTGTTCGGCTTCGGCACCGTCGAGGAACTGATGCTGCTGCAGGAAGCCGGCTTCCACCCGCTGGAGGTCCTGCGCGCGGCGACTCTGCACGGCGCCGAGACGCTGGGGCTGGACGAGGAGATCGGGTCGATCGAGGTCGGCAAGCGCGCCGACCTGCTGGTCGTCGACGCCAATCCGCTGGCCGACTGGAAGGTCTTGTTCGGCACCGGCGCGATCCGGGTCACGGAAGACAACGAAGTGGTGCGCACCGGCGGCGTCCGGTGGACCGTCCGCGACGGCATCGTCTACGACGCGCCGGCCCTGCGCGCCGAGGTGCGGGCGATGGTCGAAAGCGCGTGGCAGGACGCGGGCCGGATCCTGACCCAGCCGGGATCGGCCGCCGACTGA
- a CDS encoding ABC transporter permease yields MNVLHDLRYAVRQLLRRPGFLIAVVLTLALGIGANAAIFSMINGLMLKPLPYPDGDRLVAVYNTYPKMGLPNAGVSIPDYLDRRDRAEAFEAVAMYTWDASNLTGQGRPERLLALRTTPSLFDVLRVSPAIGRALGEEHAEPGNDRVAVLSHGLWQQLFGGREDVVGRDLVLDGETFEVIGVMPPGFVFPNQQVRLWIPFAFTPEQMSDDERGTEYSNMIGRLAPGATVDQAQQQVDRIHELNKERAPAGVAEFWTNAGFGGRVVDYRSELIGELRGPLMLLQVAVALVLLIACANVANLMLARVTARRRELSVRTALGAGKRRITRQLLVESLLLALLGGLAGLAVAHFGLQLLLWAGLGSTNTLFDIDLDGSVLLFALASAVLTGILFGIAPALTAARTSTAEVLKEGGRSASGGTSSQRIRALLVVAQVAVAAMLLVGAGLLIRSFLAVQSESPGFTQQGVLTAQLSLPDDPYGEPAAVRNLRRDLVERAEGLPGIEHAGMISTTPFSGGNSQASYTIEGYEPAPGESQPHGQVRMADGGYFRAMEIPVLEGRVFDASDDPEARIAVVDEIFAERYFPDSTAVGQRIGLGGDEDPMWHTVIGVVGTVRHGGLDEQPTKETYYLPFGTRSFSGPSLVLRTSMAPSAAIEPLRAAIAEIDPNLPLTRVRTMEELIDLSLQTRRAPMLLLVVFAAVALVLSAVGIYGVLAYSVSQRTGELGVRMALGARVGDVLRLVLRQGGTLVAIGLAAGIALALALSGLIGAQLHGVSRFDPLVVVGVVAFLGAVAAVACLLPAWRAARVDPIEALREE; encoded by the coding sequence ATGAACGTACTCCACGACCTTCGCTACGCCGTCCGCCAGCTGCTTCGCCGCCCGGGCTTCCTGATCGCCGTGGTGCTGACCCTGGCGCTGGGCATCGGCGCCAACGCGGCGATCTTCAGCATGATCAACGGACTGATGCTGAAACCGCTGCCGTATCCGGACGGGGACCGGCTGGTCGCGGTCTACAACACCTACCCGAAAATGGGGCTGCCGAATGCCGGGGTGTCGATCCCCGACTACCTGGACCGGCGCGACCGGGCCGAGGCCTTCGAAGCGGTCGCGATGTACACCTGGGATGCCTCCAACCTCACCGGCCAGGGTCGGCCGGAACGCCTTCTCGCGCTGCGCACCACGCCCAGCCTGTTCGACGTGCTCCGGGTGTCGCCGGCGATCGGCCGCGCGCTCGGGGAGGAGCACGCCGAGCCCGGCAACGATCGGGTCGCCGTGCTCAGTCACGGCCTCTGGCAGCAGCTGTTCGGCGGTCGTGAGGACGTCGTCGGCCGCGACCTCGTTCTGGACGGGGAGACCTTCGAGGTGATCGGCGTGATGCCGCCGGGCTTCGTCTTTCCGAACCAGCAGGTCCGGCTGTGGATTCCGTTCGCGTTCACGCCCGAGCAGATGAGCGACGACGAGCGGGGCACCGAGTACTCCAACATGATCGGACGCCTCGCTCCCGGCGCGACGGTCGACCAGGCCCAGCAACAGGTCGACCGCATTCACGAACTCAACAAGGAGCGAGCGCCGGCCGGAGTGGCCGAATTCTGGACCAATGCCGGTTTCGGCGGGCGCGTGGTCGACTACCGCAGCGAACTGATCGGCGAGTTGCGCGGCCCGCTGATGCTGCTGCAGGTCGCCGTCGCGCTGGTCCTCCTGATCGCCTGCGCAAACGTGGCCAACCTGATGCTGGCCCGGGTGACCGCGCGCCGCCGCGAACTCTCGGTGCGCACGGCGCTCGGTGCCGGCAAGCGACGCATCACCCGCCAGCTGCTGGTCGAGAGCCTGTTGCTCGCGCTGCTCGGCGGCCTGGCCGGTCTTGCGGTGGCGCATTTCGGCCTGCAGCTGCTGCTCTGGGCCGGCCTCGGCTCGACCAACACGCTGTTCGACATCGACCTGGACGGCTCGGTGCTGCTGTTCGCGCTGGCCTCGGCGGTGCTCACGGGGATCCTGTTCGGCATTGCACCGGCGCTCACGGCCGCGCGAACATCGACCGCGGAGGTCCTCAAGGAAGGCGGCCGCAGCGCGTCGGGGGGCACCAGCTCGCAGCGCATTCGCGCCCTGCTGGTGGTGGCCCAGGTCGCGGTGGCGGCCATGCTGCTGGTCGGCGCGGGCCTGCTGATCCGGAGCTTCCTCGCGGTCCAGTCGGAATCGCCCGGCTTCACCCAGCAGGGCGTGCTGACCGCCCAGCTCTCGCTTCCCGACGATCCGTACGGCGAACCGGCCGCGGTGCGCAACCTGCGCCGCGACCTGGTCGAGCGGGCCGAGGGGCTGCCCGGCATCGAACACGCCGGCATGATCAGCACCACCCCGTTCTCCGGCGGCAACTCGCAGGCCAGCTACACGATCGAGGGCTACGAACCGGCGCCCGGCGAAAGCCAGCCGCACGGTCAGGTCCGGATGGCCGACGGCGGCTACTTCCGGGCCATGGAGATTCCCGTGCTCGAAGGCCGGGTCTTCGACGCGTCCGACGATCCGGAAGCCCGCATCGCCGTGGTCGACGAGATCTTCGCGGAGCGCTACTTTCCGGACTCGACAGCGGTGGGACAGCGCATCGGCCTCGGCGGCGACGAGGACCCGATGTGGCACACGGTCATCGGCGTCGTCGGCACGGTCCGCCACGGCGGGCTCGACGAGCAACCGACCAAGGAAACCTACTACCTGCCCTTCGGTACCCGGAGCTTCAGCGGCCCGTCGCTGGTGCTGCGCACGTCGATGGCGCCGTCGGCCGCGATCGAACCCCTGCGCGCCGCGATCGCCGAGATCGACCCGAATCTCCCCCTGACCCGCGTTCGCACGATGGAGGAGCTGATCGATCTCTCGCTGCAGACGCGGCGCGCGCCGATGCTGCTCCTGGTGGTGTTCGCCGCCGTCGCACTGGTGCTCTCGGCGGTCGGCATCTACGGCGTGCTGGCCTACTCGGTCAGCCAACGCACCGGCGAGCTCGGCGTGCGCATGGCGCTGGGCGCCCGGGTCGGCGACGTCCTTCGCCTGGTCCTTCGCCAGGGCGGCACGCTGGTCGCCATCGGGCTGGCCGCAGGGATCGCACTGGCGCTGGCACTGTCGGGGCTGATCGGCGCCCAGCTGCACGGCGTCTCGCGTTTCGATCCGCTGGTCGTGGTCGGCGTGGTCGCGTTCCTCGGCGCGGTCGCCGCCGTGGCCTGCCTGCTGCCGGCCTGGCGGGCCGCTCGGGTCGACCCGATCGAAGCCCTGCGCGAGGAATGA
- the rsmG gene encoding 16S rRNA (guanine(527)-N(7))-methyltransferase RsmG, with amino-acid sequence MPDRTAAAFDADAILDRLQRGASALGQTIPDPIRDRLVAYLAELVRWNAAYNLTALKDPLEMVDRHLVDSLSLRPHLEGSRILDAGTGAGLPGLVLAIAEPDRRFVLVDSNGKKVRFLRHVQRSLGLTNVEAVHGRLEALDLDPPPDELTARALAPLPRLVEWLAPWIDAGAPLKAMKADLDPAERDGLPDGYSLELRPLAWPGQSAARTLAVVRRRSRQ; translated from the coding sequence ATGCCTGACCGGACCGCCGCCGCGTTCGACGCCGACGCCATCCTCGACCGTCTGCAACGGGGAGCCTCTGCACTGGGCCAGACGATCCCGGATCCGATCCGCGACCGCCTGGTCGCCTACCTGGCCGAACTGGTGCGCTGGAACGCGGCCTACAACCTGACGGCACTCAAGGACCCGCTCGAGATGGTGGACCGCCACCTGGTCGACAGCCTGAGCCTGCGCCCCCATCTGGAGGGCAGCCGCATCCTCGACGCCGGCACGGGCGCCGGGCTTCCCGGCCTGGTGCTGGCGATCGCCGAGCCCGACCGGCGATTCGTGCTGGTCGACAGCAACGGCAAGAAGGTGCGTTTCCTACGCCACGTGCAGCGTTCGCTGGGCCTGACCAACGTCGAAGCCGTGCACGGCCGGCTCGAGGCGCTCGACCTCGACCCGCCGCCCGATGAACTGACCGCGCGCGCCCTGGCGCCGCTGCCGCGGCTGGTCGAATGGCTCGCGCCGTGGATCGACGCCGGCGCGCCGCTGAAGGCGATGAAGGCCGACCTCGACCCGGCCGAACGCGACGGACTGCCCGACGGGTACTCGCTGGAGCTCCGCCCGCTGGCCTGGCCGGGGCAGTCGGCGGCGCGCACGCTGGCCGTGGTCCGGCGCCGTTCGCGACAGTGA
- a CDS encoding ParA family protein — protein MTTSTRILAIANQKGGVGKTTTALNLAAGLSALKRRVLLIDLDPQGNCTTGLGVDLADDQPTVGDVLTGACTLGDAIVRPQSVALDLVPASGDLTAAEVELMERDDRAGALAAALADATSRYHDVIIDCPPALNVLTLNALTAADRVMIPMQCEYYALEGLSALVDTIEQIQASVNPDLEIEGLVRTMYDIRNNLSAAVGRQLAENFGDKLYNTIVPRNVRVAESPSYGESVLTYDPESRGALAYRGLAGEYVRRMGV, from the coding sequence GTGACCACATCGACGCGCATTCTCGCGATCGCCAACCAGAAGGGCGGGGTCGGCAAGACCACGACCGCGCTGAACCTGGCGGCCGGACTGAGCGCCCTGAAACGCAGGGTGCTGCTCATCGACCTCGACCCCCAGGGCAACTGCACCACCGGCCTCGGGGTGGACCTGGCCGACGACCAGCCGACCGTCGGCGACGTGCTGACCGGCGCCTGCACCCTCGGCGACGCCATCGTGCGGCCGCAGAGCGTGGCCCTGGACCTGGTCCCGGCCAGCGGCGACCTGACCGCCGCCGAGGTCGAGCTGATGGAGCGCGACGATCGCGCCGGCGCGCTGGCCGCTGCGCTCGCCGACGCCACCAGCCGCTATCACGACGTGATCATCGACTGCCCGCCGGCCCTGAACGTGCTGACCCTCAACGCGCTGACCGCGGCCGACCGGGTGATGATCCCGATGCAGTGCGAGTACTACGCGCTGGAGGGCCTGAGCGCCCTGGTCGACACGATCGAACAGATCCAGGCCTCGGTGAACCCGGACCTCGAGATCGAGGGACTGGTCCGGACCATGTACGACATCCGCAACAACCTGTCGGCCGCGGTCGGCCGGCAGCTGGCCGAGAATTTCGGCGACAAGCTCTACAACACCATCGTTCCGCGCAACGTCCGCGTCGCCGAGTCGCCGAGCTACGGCGAGTCGGTGCTGACCTACGACCCGGAGTCGCGCGGCGCCCTGGCCTACCGCGGACTGGCCGGAGAGTACGTCCGTCGCATGGGAGTCTGA